Genomic DNA from Methanomassiliicoccales archaeon:
GGCCTCAGCTTTCATCCGCTGCTCACTGCAGACCAGTTGCTGGAGGAGTGACTTGGATCTCGACCTTGAGTGCAGAAGGTGTCCACTTTCTGAGTGGAGGACCAAGGTCGTTGCTCCCGATGGGGATGTCAGATCACCGGTCTGCTTCGTGGGTGAGGCTCCCGGAAAGAACGAGGATGCGGAGGGAAGACCCTTTGTCGGACGGGCAGGTAAGATGCTCGATCGACTTCTGGAAGATGAGGGACTGCCACGAAATCTCATAATGATCACCAATACCGTGAAATGCAGGCCGCCCAACAACAGAGTGCCCACCAGGGAGGAGAGGGAGGCATGCTCCCCCTATTTGCAGCAAGAGCTCAGGGGAAGGAAGCTTATCGTGGGTCTCGGTAGAACCGCGTGCGGCAACCTCATGGGAAAAGATGTCAGACTCATGGATGAAGCCAATGTGGTCACAAAGGTGATGATCGGAGGGGAACAGGTAGAATTCCTGCCCACATATCATCCAGCCGCCTGCTTATTCAACCTACGGGCAAGGGAAGGTCTTAGGGAAGCGATACGATTGGTCAGGGATCACTATATCTGATCAGGAGAATTTCTTCTTCCACAAGAAGGCGAAATTCTTCCTCCCGTCCTTCCAAGATGAAAGTTTCACCTCTCCCTTTC
This window encodes:
- a CDS encoding uracil-DNA glycosylase; translation: MQTSCWRSDLDLDLECRRCPLSEWRTKVVAPDGDVRSPVCFVGEAPGKNEDAEGRPFVGRAGKMLDRLLEDEGLPRNLIMITNTVKCRPPNNRVPTREEREACSPYLQQELRGRKLIVGLGRTACGNLMGKDVRLMDEANVVTKVMIGGEQVEFLPTYHPAACLFNLRAREGLREAIRLVRDHYI